From Calditrichota bacterium, one genomic window encodes:
- the rbfA gene encoding 30S ribosome-binding factor RbfA: protein MADSRRLVKYAGNLKKEISFIIDRKVNDPEKGFITINAVRVSPDLKIASIYYTVLGDDEQKEKSQRALDRSKGFIRNELKPSIKSRWLPELRFFYDDTIEHAHNINKLLNKIHDSSGPEKGE from the coding sequence ATGGCAGATAGCAGACGGCTTGTAAAATATGCCGGCAATTTAAAAAAAGAAATAAGCTTTATTATTGATCGCAAGGTTAATGATCCTGAAAAAGGATTCATTACAATAAATGCAGTACGTGTTTCACCAGATTTGAAAATTGCGTCAATTTATTACACTGTTTTAGGTGATGATGAGCAAAAGGAAAAAAGCCAACGTGCGCTGGATCGATCAAAAGGTTTTATACGGAATGAACTTAAACCAAGTATAAAATCCCGTTGGTTGCCGGAGTTGCGTTTTTTTTATGATGATACCATTGAACATGCTCATAATATTAATAAGCTTTTAAATAAAATTCATGATAGTTCCGGTCCTGAAAAAGGGGAGTGA
- the infB gene encoding translation initiation factor IF-2 yields the protein MAKKYKLFKICKELNLGLDTIKGFLEKQGVKVTGPNSAVHEDLYFEIVERFATDKEKADKLRERKKETTDEAAPEEVVEVAEDVVQSEYMKAIKKSIEDRTEELTKPEVKEEKPKPVKEVEPVQEEVKEPEEAPVEAEEKPAPEKVEVVAKEEKKVPEEKKEEPKKQVFEKIDLDAFKPKKKKEKPKDEGLTEKEKKRLKALEMIRKDGKKGKAAKPDLRNVGVDGDGQPRRKKHKKPKRKEVDLKEVQDNVKKTLANLDTKSKKTKHRKKVTEVEGELIEENIVEVTEFISANDLANLMDVPISEIITKCLELGLVVSINQRLDIDTITLLAEEYGFKAELSNVSEFVEDEEEELEENEADLESRAPIVTIMGHVDHGKTSLLDYLRKSHVVDGEAGGITQHVAAYEVDNDGKKVTFLDTPGHEAFTAMRARGAQVTDIVILIISADDAVMPQTDEALDHAKAAGVKIIIAINKIDKPGSNSEKIRQQLAERNVLVEDWGGEYQCAEISAKTGQGIPELLEKIHLEAEMLDLKANPKRMAAGFVIESRLDKGKGAIATVLVQTGSLKVGDSFVSGQFNGKVRALLNEHDVRLKSIGPAQPALVVGFMGVPQAGDRFVVKKDEKVAREIANKRQQLKREQDAKQHKHVTLAQISEQILRGEVQELNILVKADVDGSAEALADSLIKLNTEEVQVNVVRKAVGPISESDVLLASASGAVIIGFHVRANAKAKELAEREEVDMHIYRVVYDAINDVKMALEGLLKPTENEVVLGQIEVRETFKISKIGVIAGCHVISGKISRNNKIRLIRDDIEIYSGSLASLKRFKDDVKEVATGFECGIQVENYNDLKVGDIIEPFEITHTKRKLETA from the coding sequence ATGGCTAAGAAATACAAACTCTTTAAAATTTGTAAAGAACTTAACTTAGGTTTAGACACAATTAAGGGCTTTCTTGAGAAACAGGGTGTAAAGGTTACCGGCCCTAATTCTGCGGTTCATGAAGATCTTTATTTTGAAATTGTTGAGCGATTTGCAACAGACAAAGAAAAAGCAGATAAGCTTAGGGAGCGCAAAAAAGAAACGACCGATGAGGCGGCCCCTGAAGAAGTAGTGGAAGTTGCAGAAGATGTTGTTCAATCAGAATATATGAAGGCGATCAAAAAATCCATTGAAGATCGTACTGAAGAACTAACAAAACCTGAAGTAAAAGAAGAAAAGCCTAAGCCTGTAAAAGAGGTCGAACCTGTTCAGGAAGAAGTTAAAGAACCTGAGGAAGCTCCTGTTGAAGCAGAAGAAAAACCTGCTCCTGAAAAAGTAGAAGTTGTTGCTAAGGAAGAAAAGAAGGTTCCTGAAGAAAAGAAAGAAGAGCCTAAGAAACAGGTTTTTGAGAAAATTGACTTAGATGCATTTAAACCAAAAAAGAAAAAAGAAAAACCAAAAGACGAAGGTTTAACCGAAAAAGAGAAAAAGCGATTAAAAGCCCTTGAAATGATCCGCAAAGATGGCAAGAAAGGGAAAGCCGCTAAGCCGGATTTGAGAAATGTTGGCGTTGATGGCGATGGACAGCCAAGAAGAAAAAAACATAAAAAGCCAAAAAGAAAAGAAGTTGATTTAAAAGAAGTTCAGGATAATGTAAAGAAAACGCTTGCCAACCTTGATACTAAATCTAAAAAGACTAAGCATCGCAAAAAGGTTACGGAAGTTGAAGGCGAACTTATTGAAGAGAACATTGTCGAGGTTACAGAATTTATTTCTGCCAATGATTTGGCCAACCTGATGGATGTTCCAATTTCAGAAATTATCACAAAATGCCTTGAACTTGGACTTGTAGTTTCTATAAACCAGCGTCTTGATATTGATACAATTACTTTATTAGCAGAAGAATACGGCTTTAAAGCTGAGCTTTCCAATGTTAGTGAATTTGTTGAAGATGAAGAGGAAGAGCTGGAAGAAAATGAGGCTGATTTAGAATCCCGTGCACCGATTGTTACGATAATGGGGCATGTGGATCATGGGAAAACATCGCTTCTGGATTATTTGCGCAAAAGCCATGTAGTTGATGGTGAAGCAGGTGGAATTACACAACACGTTGCAGCTTACGAAGTTGATAACGATGGTAAGAAAGTAACTTTTCTTGATACGCCCGGCCATGAGGCTTTTACCGCAATGCGTGCCCGTGGTGCACAGGTTACGGATATTGTTATTTTGATCATTTCGGCTGATGATGCGGTTATGCCGCAAACAGATGAAGCTCTTGATCATGCCAAAGCAGCTGGTGTAAAAATAATAATTGCCATTAATAAAATTGATAAACCTGGTTCAAACAGTGAAAAAATCCGTCAGCAGCTTGCAGAAAGAAATGTATTAGTTGAAGACTGGGGTGGAGAATATCAGTGTGCTGAAATTTCTGCAAAAACAGGACAAGGTATTCCAGAACTTTTAGAGAAAATTCACCTTGAGGCAGAGATGCTTGACCTTAAAGCTAATCCGAAAAGAATGGCAGCTGGATTTGTTATCGAATCACGTCTTGATAAAGGAAAAGGTGCAATTGCCACGGTGCTTGTACAAACCGGCTCGTTAAAAGTTGGTGATAGTTTTGTTTCCGGACAGTTTAACGGAAAAGTAAGGGCTCTTTTAAATGAACACGATGTAAGGCTGAAAAGTATTGGACCTGCACAACCTGCCCTTGTTGTTGGTTTTATGGGGGTTCCGCAGGCTGGTGATCGTTTTGTTGTTAAAAAAGATGAAAAAGTTGCCCGCGAGATTGCAAATAAACGTCAACAATTAAAACGCGAGCAAGATGCGAAACAGCATAAGCATGTTACCCTTGCCCAAATTTCAGAACAGATTTTACGTGGAGAAGTTCAGGAATTGAATATTCTTGTAAAAGCAGATGTGGATGGTTCTGCTGAAGCTTTGGCCGATTCATTGATAAAACTAAATACTGAAGAAGTCCAGGTAAATGTGGTTCGTAAAGCAGTAGGCCCGATATCAGAAAGTGATGTTCTTCTGGCCAGCGCATCCGGAGCGGTTATTATTGGTTTCCATGTTAGGGCAAACGCAAAAGCCAAAGAACTGGCCGAACGTGAAGAAGTAGATATGCATATTTACCGTGTTGTTTATGATGCGATAAATGATGTAAAAATGGCCCTTGAAGGATTATTGAAACCAACAGAGAACGAAGTTGTTTTAGGCCAGATAGAAGTACGCGAAACATTCAAAATATCAAAAATCGGGGTTATCGCAGGATGTCATGTTATCAGTGGCAAAATAAGCAGAAATAATAAAATCCGTCTTATTCGTGATGATATTGAAATTTATTCCGGCTCACTGGCATCATTAAAACGCTTTAAAGATGATGTAAAAGAAGTTGCTACAGGTTTTGAATGCGGTATACAAGTTGAAAACTATAATGATTTAAAAGTCGGTGATATTATTGAACCGTTTGAAATAACCCATACAAAACGTAAACTCGAAACTGCATGA
- a CDS encoding DUF503 domain-containing protein yields the protein MIVGVLEIELHLPGCLSLKDKRMVIRSVKDRISKKFNVSVAEIDFLDKWQRASMAFATVSNSKKHSEKVLQKIFQILDKDLSFELIKYRFDYK from the coding sequence ATGATTGTAGGGGTTTTGGAAATAGAGCTACACCTGCCCGGATGTTTGTCATTAAAAGATAAAAGAATGGTGATTCGCTCTGTTAAAGATAGAATATCTAAAAAATTTAATGTATCTGTTGCCGAGATTGATTTTTTAGATAAGTGGCAAAGGGCGTCGATGGCTTTTGCGACTGTTTCAAACAGCAAAAAACATTCTGAAAAAGTTTTACAAAAGATTTTTCAGATTCTTGATAAAGATTTAAGCTTTGAGCTTATAAAATATAGATTTGATTATAAATAA
- a CDS encoding polyribonucleotide nucleotidyltransferase, producing the protein MLVKKSIEIGGKTLTVETGRMAKQANGAVLVSLKDTTVLVTAVASEEPRAGLGFFPLTVEYREKYYAAGKFPGGFIKREARPSEKEILSARVIDRPIRPLFPDGFMNETQIIANVLSMDKENDADVLAGLGSSFALGLSDIPFNGIIATVRIARIDGNFIIYPTVEEVEKSDIELIIAGSEDSIMMVEGEAEEVSEADLQQAISTAHDAIKKLISFQKEFFAEVSNEKWEVVPEELPEGLEEKVQNLSLDGIAAGIKIREKKERRKALKEVTKSVLEALEEEYPETEGTIKDIIHDIEKAEVRKMILDEKVRLDGRGLTDIRDITCEVSVLPRTHGSALFTRGQTQSLGVVTLGSKSDEQIVDVPSGEYKKDYMLHYNFPPFCTGEAKPIRGTSRREIGHGNLAERAIKPILPKDFPYTVRVVSEVLESNGSSSMATVCSGSLSLMDAGVPVKGSVAGIAMGLIKDGDKVAILSDILGDEDHLGDMDFKVAGTAKGITAVQMDIKIDGISSEIMANAMEQARAGRMHIMGIMNETISAGREELNPYAPKIHKIKISPEKIGTVIGPGGKMIRSIVDETGVQIDIDEDGTVMIAAPDGPSAEKAISIVEKLTEEAVAGKAYKGVVKRVRDFGAFVEILPGKDGMVHISELAIERTNKVTDVVKEGDEVDVIVKSIAPDGKIALSMKMFLLKQQKEQNKDN; encoded by the coding sequence ATGTTAGTAAAAAAATCAATCGAAATTGGTGGTAAAACCCTTACTGTTGAAACGGGTAGAATGGCCAAGCAAGCAAACGGAGCTGTTCTGGTTAGTTTAAAAGACACAACCGTTTTAGTTACAGCAGTTGCTTCAGAAGAACCAAGAGCAGGTTTGGGCTTTTTCCCATTGACAGTAGAGTATAGAGAAAAATATTATGCCGCCGGGAAATTTCCTGGGGGATTTATTAAAAGGGAAGCCCGCCCGAGTGAAAAAGAAATTTTATCCGCAAGGGTTATAGACAGGCCAATTCGCCCACTCTTTCCGGACGGATTTATGAATGAAACCCAGATTATTGCCAACGTGCTTTCCATGGATAAAGAAAACGATGCCGATGTTCTTGCAGGATTAGGCTCATCGTTTGCGCTGGGGCTTTCTGATATTCCATTTAATGGAATTATCGCCACAGTGAGAATAGCACGTATTGACGGCAATTTTATTATCTATCCGACGGTTGAAGAGGTTGAAAAATCAGATATTGAGCTTATTATTGCCGGATCTGAAGATTCAATCATGATGGTTGAAGGTGAAGCTGAAGAAGTTTCCGAAGCTGATTTACAACAAGCAATTTCAACTGCACATGATGCGATCAAAAAACTGATTTCGTTTCAAAAAGAGTTCTTTGCTGAGGTTTCTAATGAAAAATGGGAAGTAGTTCCTGAAGAATTGCCAGAAGGATTAGAGGAGAAAGTACAAAATCTTTCCTTAGATGGAATTGCTGCCGGTATTAAAATCCGTGAAAAGAAGGAACGTCGCAAAGCATTAAAAGAAGTTACGAAAAGTGTTTTGGAAGCACTTGAAGAGGAATACCCCGAAACAGAAGGTACGATCAAAGATATAATCCATGATATTGAAAAAGCCGAAGTGCGGAAAATGATCCTGGATGAAAAAGTAAGGCTTGATGGACGTGGTTTGACAGATATCAGAGATATTACCTGTGAAGTTAGTGTTTTGCCTCGTACACATGGCTCTGCATTGTTTACAAGAGGTCAAACCCAATCACTTGGTGTTGTAACCCTTGGTAGTAAAAGTGATGAGCAAATTGTAGATGTACCTAGTGGTGAATATAAAAAAGACTATATGCTACATTATAATTTCCCACCATTTTGCACAGGGGAAGCTAAACCAATCCGTGGTACAAGCCGCCGGGAAATTGGGCATGGAAATCTTGCTGAAAGAGCTATCAAACCAATTCTTCCAAAGGATTTCCCTTACACAGTTCGTGTAGTGTCCGAAGTACTCGAATCAAACGGGTCATCTTCAATGGCAACAGTTTGTTCCGGTTCCTTATCTTTGATGGATGCCGGTGTGCCTGTTAAAGGCTCAGTTGCAGGTATTGCAATGGGACTAATCAAAGATGGAGACAAGGTAGCAATACTATCTGATATTTTAGGCGATGAAGATCATTTAGGTGATATGGATTTTAAAGTTGCCGGAACTGCCAAAGGTATTACAGCAGTTCAAATGGATATCAAAATTGATGGTATATCAAGCGAGATTATGGCAAATGCGATGGAACAGGCCCGTGCTGGCCGGATGCATATTATGGGTATCATGAACGAAACCATTTCTGCAGGTCGTGAAGAACTTAATCCATATGCTCCAAAAATCCACAAGATAAAAATTTCTCCAGAGAAGATTGGAACTGTAATTGGACCAGGTGGAAAAATGATTCGCAGTATCGTTGATGAAACAGGTGTTCAGATCGATATTGATGAAGACGGAACCGTGATGATCGCTGCACCGGACGGACCATCTGCTGAAAAAGCAATTTCCATAGTTGAAAAACTTACGGAAGAAGCAGTGGCCGGTAAAGCGTACAAAGGTGTTGTAAAACGCGTTCGTGATTTTGGCGCTTTTGTAGAAATATTGCCTGGTAAAGATGGAATGGTTCATATCTCCGAATTGGCAATTGAACGCACAAACAAAGTTACCGATGTTGTTAAAGAAGGTGACGAGGTTGATGTAATAGTTAAAAGCATTGCACCTGATGGCAAAATCGCCTTGAGTATGAAGATGTTTTTGCTAAAGCAACAAAAAGAACAAAATAAAGATAACTAG
- the rpsO gene encoding 30S ribosomal protein S15, producing the protein MALTNADRETIVKKHGENDKDTGKTEVQIALITERIKYLTEHLKTHKKDHHSRRGLLKLVGQRRRLLRYLTKTDIMRYRAVIKDLGLRR; encoded by the coding sequence ATGGCATTAACAAATGCAGATAGAGAAACCATCGTAAAAAAACATGGTGAAAATGATAAGGACACTGGAAAAACCGAAGTACAGATTGCCTTAATCACAGAAAGAATTAAGTATTTAACAGAACATTTAAAGACCCACAAAAAAGATCATCATTCCCGCCGTGGTTTGTTGAAACTTGTAGGTCAGAGGAGAAGATTATTAAGATATTTAACAAAAACAGATATTATGCGCTACCGTGCAGTCATCAAAGATCTCGGGTTACGCAGGTAA
- a CDS encoding bifunctional riboflavin kinase/FAD synthetase — protein sequence MEIIEGINNISDKSASVVTIGTFDGIHLGHLKILEQVLKIGKDSGLQSTLVTFKTHPKVVLNSQLDNSVKLLASYDEKFELLEKLGIEKVLVIDFTKEIANLSHQQFVERILIDKLDMQHLVIGHDHAFGKNRSGNFESLTELSKEINFQLSRVEPHFVEDKPASSSVVRNYLGLGKVRVASLYLGRHYTLTGKVVHGDGRGKKMSFPTANLDIGECRKIVPMNGVYAIDVLLKGKRLKGMMNIGFRPTFENRGHTMEAHIFGLNEDIYNETITVYFKKRLRKEKKFSSVEELIKQLNLDKEQSLLL from the coding sequence ATGGAGATAATTGAGGGAATTAATAATATCTCAGATAAAAGCGCTTCCGTTGTAACAATTGGAACTTTTGACGGAATTCATCTGGGTCATTTAAAAATTCTTGAGCAAGTTTTAAAAATTGGTAAGGATTCAGGTCTTCAAAGTACCCTTGTCACTTTCAAAACACATCCCAAAGTTGTATTAAACAGTCAGTTGGATAATAGCGTAAAATTACTGGCTTCTTATGATGAAAAATTTGAGCTATTAGAAAAACTTGGTATTGAAAAAGTATTAGTAATTGACTTTACCAAGGAAATTGCCAATTTATCTCATCAGCAGTTTGTTGAAAGAATTTTGATTGATAAATTGGATATGCAACATCTTGTTATCGGTCACGATCATGCTTTTGGAAAAAACAGATCTGGAAATTTTGAATCTTTAACAGAGCTAAGCAAAGAAATAAATTTTCAGCTGAGCAGAGTGGAACCGCATTTTGTTGAAGATAAGCCTGCCAGTAGTTCGGTTGTCCGCAATTACCTCGGATTGGGAAAAGTAAGGGTTGCTTCACTATATTTGGGGCGCCATTATACTTTAACCGGAAAAGTTGTCCATGGTGACGGGCGTGGTAAAAAGATGTCGTTTCCCACGGCAAACCTGGATATTGGGGAATGCAGGAAAATAGTCCCAATGAATGGGGTTTACGCAATAGATGTATTGTTAAAAGGGAAACGTCTAAAAGGCATGATGAATATTGGTTTCAGACCGACATTTGAAAACCGTGGTCACACGATGGAAGCCCATATTTTTGGACTAAATGAAGATATTTATAATGAAACAATAACTGTATATTTTAAAAAACGCCTTCGCAAGGAAAAAAAGTTCTCGTCAGTTGAAGAACTTATTAAGCAATTAAATTTAGACAAAGAACAAAGTTTATTACTTTAA
- a CDS encoding cytochrome c: MDKIRRWAPFVTLLIIACFSFIYFILLGDNEPYFPTTDNPELIYQEACVQCHGKKGQGSGILYPSFDHSQLDIKKIERAILEGDWLMPRFENIKGDTLKNLSEYIYSKKYLK; this comes from the coding sequence ATGGATAAAATCCGCCGTTGGGCTCCGTTTGTAACTTTGCTAATTATAGCATGTTTTAGTTTTATCTACTTTATATTGCTTGGAGATAATGAACCTTACTTTCCCACAACGGATAATCCGGAGTTGATTTATCAGGAAGCATGTGTTCAGTGTCATGGCAAAAAAGGGCAGGGAAGTGGAATTTTGTACCCGTCATTTGACCATTCTCAACTTGATATAAAAAAGATTGAGCGGGCAATATTGGAAGGCGATTGGTTAATGCCAAGATTTGAAAATATAAAAGGAGATACTCTAAAAAACCTAAGTGAGTATATTTATTCAAAAAAGTATCTTAAGTAA
- a CDS encoding insulinase family protein, giving the protein MQNSAVNKTVLDNGLTIVTEHNSVFRSVALGIWIKMGSRFETLEEKGMAHFIEHMLFKGTKNRTALEIASSLEELGGSLNAFTGKEETCFYIHTLDSHLKISVQVLADMICNSLFRESDIEMEKHVVLEEIKAVKDTPDEYIFDIFQEKIFPDQPLGYPILGNPENVRGFDRQKLIAFWKKHYHPSNIVVSASGNISHDSLVELVKFYFNFPDNADRIEMLPAKVAQNIHFKLSEPLNQTHICLGNGTISYYDENRFDLIALNTYLGGGLSSRLFQVLREQHGLVYTVYSFLDFYKDTGVIGFYLGTDVKNQEKAIGELHKELDQIATNKLTLKKVNILKEQIKGSFFLSMESTFKRMSRLAKNEIYFNKFISADELAHSINQISPESINKMANEYLNVTNLNSVIMSSGKN; this is encoded by the coding sequence ATGCAAAATTCTGCTGTAAATAAAACTGTTCTGGATAATGGACTTACAATTGTTACGGAACATAATTCTGTTTTTCGATCGGTAGCACTTGGTATATGGATAAAAATGGGTAGCCGATTTGAAACACTTGAAGAGAAAGGCATGGCGCATTTTATTGAGCACATGCTTTTTAAAGGCACAAAAAATAGAACAGCACTGGAAATTGCCAGTTCTCTCGAAGAGCTTGGTGGAAGTTTAAATGCTTTTACCGGAAAAGAAGAAACCTGTTTTTATATTCATACATTAGATTCTCATCTAAAGATAAGTGTTCAGGTTTTAGCTGATATGATTTGTAATTCTCTATTCCGTGAGAGTGATATTGAAATGGAGAAGCATGTTGTTCTGGAAGAAATTAAAGCGGTAAAGGATACACCGGACGAGTATATTTTTGATATTTTTCAGGAAAAAATATTTCCGGACCAACCTTTAGGTTATCCTATTCTAGGCAATCCGGAAAATGTACGTGGATTTGACAGGCAAAAATTGATTGCGTTTTGGAAAAAACACTATCATCCTTCTAATATTGTTGTTTCAGCATCTGGTAATATAAGCCATGATTCTTTGGTAGAATTAGTAAAATTTTATTTCAATTTTCCAGACAATGCCGATAGAATTGAAATGCTGCCCGCAAAGGTAGCACAAAACATTCATTTTAAATTAAGCGAACCGTTGAATCAAACACACATTTGTTTGGGTAATGGCACAATCTCGTATTACGATGAAAACCGTTTTGATCTTATTGCTTTGAATACTTATTTGGGAGGTGGGTTAAGTTCACGCCTGTTTCAGGTTTTGAGAGAGCAACATGGTTTGGTTTATACTGTTTATTCATTTTTAGATTTTTATAAAGACACGGGTGTTATTGGCTTTTACCTCGGCACCGATGTCAAAAATCAGGAAAAGGCAATTGGGGAACTTCACAAGGAGCTAGACCAAATAGCAACTAATAAACTGACGCTAAAAAAAGTGAATATTTTAAAAGAACAAATTAAAGGCAGTTTTTTCCTTTCAATGGAAAGTACATTTAAAAGGATGTCACGGCTGGCAAAAAATGAAATATATTTTAATAAATTTATTTCTGCTGATGAACTGGCCCATTCCATAAATCAGATTAGCCCCGAAAGTATAAACAAGATGGCCAATGAATACTTGAATGTTACAAATCTCAATTCGGTAATCATGTCATCTGGGAAAAACTAA
- a CDS encoding polysaccharide deacetylase family protein: MIPPNLLILNYHKIESRTDIGITTRHPDDFRKDLKTLVQKGYQTVNFYDLKKPEQLPEKPVIITFDDAYLSFYESAFKILKEHKMKAVVFVPVNFINKKNEWDVQLFGKKYRHMSEDQLREISENNIEIGSHTLNHKYLNDLQDHELVKELELSKTKLESIVGKNIISISYPFGKFNNRVLQFARKYYDFDVGLLPSFFQNSNSLRPFERINIYRIDSQKDFQKKLEYKKYPGLKAKNRLIQFGSWATILLKKLQVQNG; the protein is encoded by the coding sequence ATGATCCCCCCAAATCTTCTAATTTTAAATTACCACAAAATAGAATCCAGAACTGATATTGGAATTACTACCCGTCATCCGGATGATTTTAGAAAAGATCTGAAAACCCTTGTTCAAAAGGGCTACCAGACTGTTAATTTTTATGATCTAAAAAAACCGGAACAGCTACCAGAAAAACCTGTAATAATAACTTTTGATGATGCATATCTTTCATTTTATGAAAGCGCATTTAAAATTTTAAAAGAACATAAGATGAAAGCTGTTGTTTTTGTACCGGTAAATTTTATCAATAAAAAAAACGAATGGGATGTTCAACTTTTTGGTAAAAAGTACAGGCACATGTCGGAAGATCAACTCAGGGAAATATCGGAAAATAATATTGAAATAGGTTCACACACTTTAAATCATAAATATTTAAATGATTTACAGGATCATGAATTGGTTAAGGAGCTGGAACTTAGTAAAACAAAACTAGAAAGTATTGTTGGCAAAAATATTATTTCCATAAGCTATCCCTTTGGTAAATTTAATAACAGGGTTTTACAGTTTGCCCGAAAATATTATGATTTTGATGTGGGTTTGTTGCCGTCATTTTTTCAGAATAGTAACTCCCTGCGTCCATTTGAACGTATAAATATTTATCGGATTGATTCACAAAAAGATTTCCAAAAAAAATTAGAATACAAAAAATACCCGGGTTTAAAGGCTAAAAACCGTTTAATTCAGTTTGGTTCCTGGGCAACCATTTTATTAAAAAAATTGCAGGTACAAAATGGATAA
- the truB gene encoding tRNA pseudouridine(55) synthase TruB, whose translation MIVPVLKKGSELKFSDLSNGFLVLIDKPVDWTSFDVCKKIRNTIGMKKVGHAGTLDPFATGLLLIGAGKGTKMMTEFSQASKKYEALIQFGKESDSYDITGKIVNEQEDFNLDYSQIEEVVESMSGEIEQTPPMFSAKKVKGKALYKYARQGIEIERKAVKVRIIESKINFWEKPFLKMNLHVSKGTYIRSYAHDLGKALHVPALLKELQRTQVDNFLLEDSFTIEEFCTFWEKVAA comes from the coding sequence ATGATAGTTCCGGTCCTGAAAAAGGGGAGTGAGCTCAAATTTAGTGATTTGTCAAATGGTTTTTTGGTTTTGATTGATAAACCGGTTGACTGGACTTCATTTGATGTTTGTAAAAAAATTCGTAACACCATTGGCATGAAAAAAGTTGGTCATGCAGGAACCTTAGATCCTTTTGCGACAGGTCTTTTACTGATTGGTGCAGGCAAAGGGACAAAAATGATGACTGAATTTAGCCAGGCTTCAAAAAAGTATGAAGCACTGATTCAGTTTGGAAAAGAAAGTGACAGCTACGACATAACCGGAAAAATTGTTAATGAGCAAGAAGATTTTAATCTTGATTACTCACAGATAGAAGAGGTGGTTGAATCAATGTCCGGTGAAATTGAACAAACACCACCGATGTTCAGCGCAAAAAAAGTTAAGGGTAAAGCGCTTTATAAATATGCCCGTCAAGGAATAGAAATTGAAAGAAAAGCTGTAAAAGTAAGAATTATTGAATCAAAAATTAATTTCTGGGAAAAGCCGTTTTTAAAAATGAATTTACATGTTTCAAAAGGGACGTACATCAGATCTTATGCGCATGATTTAGGCAAGGCTCTTCATGTACCGGCACTTTTAAAAGAACTGCAAAGAACCCAGGTTGATAATTTCCTTTTAGAGGATAGTTTTACAATTGAAGAATTTTGCACATTTTGGGAAAAGGTAGCTGCTTAA